CGGACGCCAGCCGGGGCGGACGCCAGTATAGCTCAGTGGTAGAGCAGCGGTTTTGTAAACCGTTGGTCGGAGGTTCAAATCCTCTTACTGGCTCCAGCGTCACAAGCCCGCGGTTGCCAACCCGCCACTTCATGAACCGCCGTCAATTCTTCGAACGCTCCGCGACCGCGATCGCCGCGACACTCGCGCCCCCCACGCTCTCGCCCGCAGCGCCCGCCAGCGCAGCGCCGGTGGTCGACACACATCTGCATTGCTTCGCGGGGAAGGACGACGCGCGCTTCCCGTATCACGAGCGCGCGCCGTATCGCCCCGAGAAATCCGCCACACCCGAGCATTTGCTCAAGTGCATGGACGGCGCGGGTGTGGACTTCGCGGTCATCGTGCATCCGGAGCCGTATCAGGACGACCATCGATATCTCGAACACTGCCTCGCCGTCGGTGGGCGGCGCCTCAAGGGCACGTGCCTGTTGTTCGCGGACAAGCCCGGCTCCGTGGACGCCCTCTCAGCGCTGGCGAGGCAACTTGGCGACAGGCTCGTCGCGGCGCGCATCCACGCGTATGCGCCGGACCGGCTGCCGCCCCTGGGCAAGCCCGAGCTGCGCGCGTTCTGGCGCGCGGCCGCGGATGCGGGGCTGATGGTCCAGCTCCATTTCGAGCCGCGCTACGCCGCGGGGTTCGAGCCGCTCATCGAGGAGTTCAAGCAGACGCGCGTGATCATCGACCATCTCGGCCGGCCGCTGCAGGCGACGATCGAGGAACACGCGCGCGTCGTGCGCTGGTCGCGTTTCCCGAACACCGTGATGAAGATCTCGTCGCTCCCCGAGCCCGCGCAGTATCCGCACCGAGACGTGCGGCCGATTGTCCGGCAGATCGCGGACGCGTTCGGCGCGGACCGGCTCATCTACGGCGGCGGCTTCGGCGAAGACGCCACGCCAGCATCCTATCGCGGGTATCGGGAGAAGGTGGCCGCGTTGCTCGGGCACCTGCCCCCGGCGGACATTGCGAAGGTGCTCGGCGGCACCGCGGCGCGGTTGTATGGCTTCGCGGGTCGCGCGGCGCGTTGAGCGCCTGCACGCGCCGGCGGGCTTGCCTTCGGCCGCGGCCGCGCCTACAACCGCGCATCCCGTGAATCACCGAATCCGCGACCGCATCCAACTCCCCATGAACACCGCCGCCCCGTCCATGAATCGCCGCCACTTCATCAAGTCCTCCAGCGCCATCGGCGCGATGGTCGCCGCGGGCACGCCGCCCGCCGTCTTCGCACAGGGCAGCCCCGGCGAGCGACTCGTCGTGGGCGTCATCGGCTTGAGCCGGGGGCTCGCGCACGTCAGCGGGCATCTCGGTGTGAAGAACGTCGAGGTCGGCTACGTGTGCGATGTGGACAAGAACCGCGCCGCGGGCGGGCTCAAGGCCGTGTCGGGCAAGCAGGAGCGCGAGGCAAAGTCCGTCGGCGACTTCCGGCGCATCCTTGAGGACAAGTCGGTGGACGCCGTGTCGATCGCGATGCCGAACTTCTGGCACGCCATCGCGGCGATCATGGCGATCCAGGCCGGCAAGCACGTGTATGTCGAGAAGCCCGGCTCGCATAATCCGTGGGAAGCCGAACAGTTGGTCGCAGCGGCCGCGAAACACAACCGCAAGGTGCAGATGGGCAACCAGCGCCGCAGCTACCCGAACGTGATCGAGGGCATCCAGAAACTCCGCGAGGGCGCCATCGGCCGCGTGCTCTTCAGCCGCACCTGGTATAACAACGCGCGCCGCGACATCAAGAAAGGCAAGCCCGCGCCGGTGCCGGACACGCTCGACTGGACGCTCTGGCAGGGACCGACACCCGAGCGCCCTTACAAGGACAACCTCCATCCCTACAACTGGCACTGGCACTGGCACTACGGCGGCGGCGAGCTGGCGAACAACGGCATCCACGCGCTCGACGTCTCGCGCTGGGGCCTCGGCGTGGACTACCCGCGGCGCGTCACCTTTCTCGGCAGCCGCTACCACTTCGACGATGACCAGGAGACGCCCGACACCGGTTCCGCGGTGTTCGACTTCGGCAAATCCGGCGCGTCGTGGGACGACAGCTCGTGCAATGCGCGCAAGGGCGAGAAGATCCCATTCGTCTCATTCTACGGCGACGGCGGCTCGATGATCATGACCGGCGGCAACGACTACACCATCTTCGACATGGACGGGAAGGAAGTGTCGAAGAAGACCGGCGGCCCCGGCGGCGGCGACCTGCCGCACTTCCAGAATTTCGCCGACGCCATCCGCAAGAACACGCCGCTCAACTCGCCGATCGTCGAGGGACAGAAGAGCACGATGCTCTGCCACCTCGGCAACATCGCGCTGCGCAGCGGCACCGTGTTGAACGTGGACCCGAAGACCGGCCGCATCCTCAACAACCCCGAGGCGCAGAAGTTCTGGAAGCGCGAGTACCGCCCCGGCTGGGAGCCAAAGGTCTAGGCCGGTCGCGCCACCCACTTGTAAGCCGCGCGCGCGTTCGCTGAGAAAAACCGGGCGGCTGCGCTCGATCCCTTCGCGGTGAAGTAATCGAGCACGACCTGTTGCACGGTCGCGCAACTGGCGAATCGTTCGCTCACGGGCCAGTTGCTGCCGTAGATGAGCCGCATGGCGCCGAAGCGCTCCCACACGGCGTCGAGCACGGGGCGGTAGAATTCCACATCGCGCGGCGCGGTGCCGTCGGTGCGGCCGGTGCCCTCGACGAGCGCGGAAACTTTGCAAAAGACCTTCGGATGCCGCGCGCAGGCGTCCATGCCGCGGAGCCAGTCGGCAGGCGGCGCCTTGCCGTCAATCTTCACGTTGGCGACGTGGTTGATGACGATCCGCAACCCCGGCAACGCGGCGGCAAGCCGGTCGGCGGCCGCGAGGAGCGCCGGGCCGCCGTTCAAGTCGAGTTCGAGGTCGTGCTCGACGAGCAGCGCAAGGTCGGCGAGTTTCGCCGGGTCGGCGAGCGACTTCACCACGCGCGGGTGCACGATGCGGATGCCCCGAAAGAGCGGGTTGGTCGCGAAGCGCTTCAACCCCGCGCGAAACTCCGCCGAGTCCTCGGGAAGGTTTCCGACGAACCCGACGATGAACGGGTCCTTCGCGGCGAGGTCGAGGATGAACTGGTTGTCCTCAATCCACGGGCTGGCTTCGACGACGACCGTGCCCGTCACCCGACGCGGCTGGGGCAACGCGCGATAATCCTTCGGCAGGACAGTGCGGTAGAGGAGCGGGTCGTTCCTGCCCGGCCACGGCACGCCCTGCGGCCGGGCCGGGTCGTAGAAGTGCGTGTGGGTGTCGATCAGCGGTCCGGTGACTTCCGGGACTGAAATGGTTGCGCAGCCGGCGGCACTTGCCGCGGCTGCAGCCCAGACGCCCGAGAGAAACTCACGTCGCGTGGTTTTCATCCGGTGCGGGAGAGGCGGTGCAACGGGGCTTCGACTCATTCAGCCGGTTCGCGAAGGGTCGTGGCCCTTCGCGCGGAGGGAGGACCAGCGTCATCGTGTGCCGCAGCGCCGGATCGTCCTCGATGACCAGTATTTTTCGCCTGGGCTTCGGGATGCTCGGAGTGCGCATGGGTTTGGAAGACCCGGCCACCTTTCGCCGCGTGTTCCCTTCGCCGCATCATTGAACGGGGCGAAGACGATTTCAACCGAGAAAACCGCCGGCCGGTTTTCGCACGGGCTAGGCCGTGGCCGCCCGTGGTTTTTTCTTCGCGCCCGGCGGGACCGCGTTTACAACTCCCGCATCATGGCACGCAAACTCTCGTCCATCGCGCCCGACTGGTGGGATTACACGACGCTCGATTCCGGCATCATCGCCGCGGCCGCCAAGCTCACGGTGGAGAAGTTGCAACGGCTCACCCGCCCCGGATTCAAGGTCGTGCTCTACGACACGCTCGAAGACTTCTACCTCGCCGAGGCGCTCGAATACATCACGGCGTGGAAGCAATCCACGCCCGACAACCCGGTCGGCATCTGCGGCCCCATCGGGCCGACCGAGCAGCTGCCGCTCGTCGCGCGCATCGTGAACGAACTCGGGCTGGGCATCCGCTCCGCGCACTTCTGGGGAATGGACGAGTGGTTCCTCGACGGACGCGAGACGCCCGTCTCGCATCCGCTGTCCTTCGAGAAGGCCGACCGCGAGATGTGCTTCAGCCGCATCCGCCGCGAACTCGTGATGCCGGATGCGAACCTGCACTTCCCCAAGGGCGACACGCGCGCCTACCGGGCGAGCTGGGACTCCGGCGTGCGTTGCGCCGTGATGCAAGGCGGGCAGGGCGACGTGAAACACTGGGCCTTCAACGACCCGCCCCGCCGCGCCGGCAAGTGGAAGCACTCGCCGCCGCCGCCCGCCGAGTATCGCAAACTCGCCACGCGCGTGGTCGACCTCCATCCGCTGACGGTCGCGCAAAACGCGCGCACATCCGGCGGCGGCAACATCTCGCTCGTGCCCACGCAGGCCATCAGCGTCGGCCCGGTCGAAACGTGGAAGGCGGAGAAAGTCTCCATCTGGCACGCCGGCACGCACGACAACCCGTTCGGCCAGCGGCTGACCGCGTTCATGATCTCGCAAAAGCTCCCCGACAGCTCCGTGCCGATGTCGCTGCTCGCGGACCATCCGAACGTGCAGTTCAACTACTACCGAGGCGGCATCGGAACGTGCGACGTGGAAATGCACTGACACGCGACCGCGGGGCGACGGGAAGAACTTGATGCTTCCGCGCCGCCAGCCGAACTCCTACGCTCGCCGCGATGTCGAAGCTGGTCATCGCCGGCCGCGAGTTTCGTTCGCGGCTCATCCTCGGCACGGGCAAGTTCTCCTCGCCCGTGGCCATGCGCGCCGCGCTGGACGCCAGCGGGTGCGAGCTTGTCACCGTCGCGCTGCGCCGCGCGGACCTCTCGGGCAAGGGCGACCCTTTCGCCAACATCCTCGATTTCATCGACCCGAAGCGCTACCTGCTCCTGCCCAACACCAGCGGAGCGATGACTGCGGACGAAGCCGTCCGGCTCGCCCGCCTCGCCGCCGCGGCCGGGCTGCCGAAGTGGGTGAAGCTCGAGATTCACCCCGACCCGCGCTACCTGCTGCCCGACCCGGTGGAGACGCTGCGCGGCGCCGAGTTGCTTGTGAAGGAAGGCTTCACCGTGCTCCCTTACATCAATGCCGACCCCGTGCTCGCGAAGCGGCTGCAGGACGCCGGCTGCGCGACCGTGATGCCGCTCGGCTCGCCCATCGGCTCCAACCGCGGCCTGCAAACCCGCGACCAGCTCCGCATCATCATCGAGCAAGCCACGGTCCCGGTCGTAGTGGATGCCGGCATCGGCGCGCCCAGCCATGCGGCCGAGGCCATGGAACTCGGCGCCGACGCCGTGCTCGTGAACACCGCGATTGCCGTGGCCGGCGACCCGTCAAGAATGGCCGCGGCGTTCAAGCTTGCGGTCGAGGCCGGGCGCGGGGCGTTTGAAATCGGCCTTGCCGCGCAGCAGCTCACCGCGGGCGCCACGAGCCCGATGACAGCCTTCCTCGACACGCCATGAAGCGCCGCGTCCACACGATCAGCGTTCCGCGCGTCCGCCGCCTGCTCGCCGCGGGCGCGCGCGCGCGGGTGCTCGTGGTGGGCGACGTGATGCTCGACCAGTTCATCTGGGGCCGGGTGTCGCGCATCTCGCCGGAGGCCCCGGTGCCGGTGGTGGAGTTCGAGCGCGAGAGTTTCATGCCCGGCGGCGCGGCCAACGTCGCGCGCAACCTCACCGCGCTCGGCGCGACGGCGGAACTTTTCGGCGTGACCGGGCACGATGCCGGCGCGCGGCAGTTGCTCGGCCTGCTGGGCGAGCAACGGGTCGGCTGCGGCGGGCTGCTCCCCGTGGCCTCACGCATCACGACCAAGAAGATCCGTGTGATCGCGCACCATCAGCACGTGGCGCGCGTGGATCGCGAGTCGCGTGAGGAACTGGACGCGAAAGCCGCCCGCCGGTTGTTGGAGGCTGCCGCCGAGGCCGTGCCTGATTCGGACGCCGTGATCGTGGGCGATTACGGCAAAGGCGTGGTGACGCAGTCGCTGCTGGACGGGTTGCGGCGCGTGTGCAAGGCGCGCGGCGTGTGGCTGAGCCTCGACCCGAAGCCCGTGCATCACCTCGACCTGCGCGGGCTCTCGCTCGTGACGCCAAACCGAAAGGAGGCGTTCGAACTCGCGGGCGTCCCCCAGTCCCCACGCGACATTCCGCCGCTCGAGGATGAGGCGCTGCTCGGCGTCGGCGACAAGCTGCTGCGCGATTTGCAGTGCGCGCTGCTGCTCATCACGCTGGGCGAGCACGGCTTGCTGCTCTGCCAGCGCGGGCAGCGGCCGTTCCATGTCGGCACGATGGCCCGGGAGGTCTTCGACGTGTCGGGCGCGGGCGACACGGTGATCGCCACGTTCACGCTCGCCATCGCCGCGGGCGCCTCGCCGGTCGAGGCGGCGCTTCTCGCGAACCACGCCGCGGGCGTCGTGGTCGGCAAGGTCGGCACCGCCACGGTCACTCCTGCGGAATTGGCGGACAGCTTTCGCCGCGAGCCATGAAGGCTGTCTTCCTCGACCGCGACGGCACGCTGATCGTGGACCGGAACTATCTGAGCGACCCGGCGCAAGTCGAGATGCTGCCCGGCGTGCCGCAGGCATTGAAGAGGCTGCAAGACGCGGGCTTCCTGCTCATCATCGTCACCAACCAGTCTGGCATCGGCCGCGGTTACTACTCGGAGGCGGACATGCACCGCGTCAACGCACGGCTGGTCGCCGCCTTGGAGGGCGACGGCGTGCGTTTCACGAAGGTTTACTTCTCGCCCGAAGCTCCCGAGGCGCCGAGTCGCGGCCGGAAACCGTCGCCGGCATTCCTGCACGATGCGCGGGACGAGTTCGGCGTGGACCTTGCGCGGAGCTACATGGTGGGCGACAAGCCCATCGATGTGCAGTGCGGCTGGAACGCGGGCGTGCGGCGCAGTCTGCTCGTGCGCACCGGCTACGGCGCGCAGACGGAGCGTGACTTCACCGGCCCGCGCCAGTCGCTCGTGGTGGTGGACGACTGCGCCGCCGCGGCGGATTGGATTCTCGCGGACGCCGCGGCGTGACGCGGGTTTTGCTGCTTGGCACGCCCTGCGGCGCGCACTAGACTGCGACCATGAAGTTCCTGATGCGGCTGCTGACTGCGGCGCTTGTTCTCGTTGCCGAGGCTTGGGCGCAGCCCGTTCGCATCGAGGTGGACGCGCCACAGGCTGTCTTTCTCTCCGGGGAGACGGTGCAACTCCTCGTCCGCATCAAGAACGCGTCCGGGCGTCGGCTCCATTTCGGCGACGACCCGGAGTGGCTGAGGTTTTCGCTGTCCACGCAGGATCGCAAGCAGGTGCCGAAGCTCCGTGCGCTGGATGTCTCGAGCGAGTTTGACCTGGAGCCGGGCTTCGAGGGAATCCGCAAGGTGGAAGTCACGCCCGCCTACGACTTGAATGCCACGGGCTTTTACACAGCCACGGCCACGGTCCGCGTGCGCGAACTCGGCGTCGAACTCACCAGCCCGGTTCCCTTCCGCTTCGAGGTCGTGCGCGGCTTGCGCCTTTGGGAGGCGGAATTCGGCGTGCCCCCGCGTGCGGGTGAGGCGGCGGCGGCGCCCGAGACGCGCCGGTTTGCGATCATCCAGTTGCGGATGGCCGACCAGATCCGCCTCTATTACCGGCTCGCGGATGCTTCGGACCAAAACCCGATCCGCGCCGTGTCGCTCGGGACTTACGTTGCGTTCGCCGCCCCCGAGGCGCAGATGGATCGCTACAGCAACCTCCACGTGCTCTACCAATCCTATCGCCGCTCGTTCACGCATTGCATCGTGACGGCGGACGGCGAACTCATCGGCCGCGCGACCTACGACTTCGGCAACTCGCGTCCGATCCTCAAACTCGACGAACGCGATCGCGTGGTCGTCTCCGGCGGCTTGCGCTTGGTCTCCACGAACGACCTTCCTCCCTACGACCCGCGGATGTTTCCGAAGCCGCCGCCACCGCAGGCGCCCGTCACGGGGCCGCCCACGAAGGACGACGAGAAGAAGGCCTCAACGAAGAAAGAACCTGTCGGGATCAAGCCCAAGAAGTGAAGCGGGCCCGAGGCGCGCCCATTCGGCCGCGCCGGCGTCGCGCCAAAGCGCCGCGGAGCCGGATTTCCGAAGCACCCTCACCGGCAACCGAACCGCTCGCGCGGGCGCAAACTCCACGCGCAAAAGAATCCCGCCGCTGGATGCGTGAGGCTGGCGCATGACGGCTCGGGATTTCACGCGACGTGACGGTGCGCGGCGACCGCGCCGGGCGAGTGGAATTGAAGAATCTTGCCCACCGCGCCCGCGAGCGACGGCACGACAAAATCATGATGCCCGCCGCCGTTCCACGGGGAACGGATGAGGACCGACGTGCAACCCGCGACTTCCGCGGCGGCGGCGTCCTGCCACTTGTCGCTCACCATGAAGCACCGGTCCATGTCGAGGTGCCACTTGAAGGCGGCCTCGATGAGCAACCCGGTGCGGGGCTTGCGGCAGGGACAACGGTCCGATTCCTCGTGAGGGCACACGAGCAGGTCATCCAGCGGCAACAGACGGCGCAGGCGGTCGTGCATCAGGTCCATCTCGCGCCGTGGCAGGAGCCCCTGCGAGACGAGGGGTTGATTCGTTGTCACGACCAGGACAAACCCAGCCGCCTTCAGTTGCTGGAGCGGGGCAGCGACCTCGGCGCGCACGCGAAACTCGTCGAACGTCAGCGGCGGCAACTGCTGGCCGCGGACGGTCTGCACTTCGTTGAGCACTCCATCCCGTTCAAAGAAGACAGCGGCTTTCATGGCTGAGAAACCAGCACAACGCTGGCCGCCCGCCGATGGACGTCCCGAAATCGGGTGAAGACCCGACTTCACTTTGCACCGGCCGCGATCCTTGCCGCGCCGCCTCCGTCCGCCTAGTGTCGGACACGACGCATGACCGACGCGCTTCAACGCTACGACGACGCGATGTTTGCCTTCAGCCAGGGCGACTACGATGCGTGCATCATGCTGTTGCGGGAAATCCTCGCGGCCGACCCGGCGCACTTCGACGCCCAACTCGCGCTTGGCATGGCGCTCTACCGCAAAGGCGACCTCCCCTCGGCCATCGCCGAGGGGCACAAGGCCGAGAAGCTCCGCCCCGCCGAGCAACTGGTCCACACCAACCTCTCGCTCTTCTACATGAAGTCCGGCAACAAGCTGACCGCGGAACATCATGGCTTGCAGGCGCGCATCGCCTCATGGAAGGGCAATATGAACTCGCCCGCGACCGCCGCGCCGCCCGACCCGGAACTGCAGCTCGTCCAGCCCAAGCCGGCCGCGATCAAGCTGCCGGAGAAGTTCCCCGACATGCCGTGGAAGAAGAAACCGCCCCCCGCGGCGCCGTAGCCTGAACTCAAGATGAAATCCTCCTTCGAACTGGCCATGGAGCGGCTCGCGAAGCAATCGCCGGTCGCCAAACTCACCGACTCGCAGAAGCGCCGGCTCGCCGAGCTCGATGCCGAATACAAGGCGAAGATCGCCGACCGGGAGATCTTCATCCGCGGCAAACTGCAAGAGGCCGCGGACAAGGGCGATGCCGAGGCGTTCGAGCAACTGCAGAAGCAGCTTGTCAGCGACCGCAAATCCGCCGCCGCCGAGCTCGAGGAAAGGAAGGAGCAGGTCCGCAACGAATCCAAGCCCGCTCCATGAAGTTCGAAGCTCCAGCCGGGCCGCCCAAGGGATCCACGACGGGCCGCGCCGGCAGTTTTTCCTTCACGCACCGCGCACCGCGCACCACGCTGCGCGGGTGAACGTCCTCCGGACCGCAGCCGAACTCGGCGCCGCGCCGCGCCGCGTGTGCCTCGCCATCGGCGTGTTCGACGGCGTCCACCTCGGCCACCAGCAAGTGATCCGTCAGACCGTCGCAGACGCCCGGCAGCACGAGGCGCTCGCCGTTGTGGTCACTTTCGACCGCCATCCGAACGCCGTCCTGGCACCGGAACGCACGCCGCCGCTCCTTTACTCGCTGCCGCAAAAACTCCGCGTCATCGGGTCGCTCGGCGTGGATGCGACGCTGCTCATTCGCTTCGACAAGGCGTTCAGCGAACAGACGGGCGAGGCGTTCGTCCGCTCGCTCGCCGGCGGCTTCGGGCACATCCACGGGGTGTGCGTCGGCGCGAGCTTCACTTTTGGACACCAGCGCTCCGGCACCGTGGCGTCCCTCCGCGAACTCGGCCGCGAACTCGGCTTCCAAGTCCATGGCCTGGCCGCGGTCTCGCTCGATGGCGAAGTCGTCAGCAGCACGCGCATCCGGGACGCCATCCGCGCAGGTGACCTTGATGGCGCGTCGCAAATGCTCGGCCGCGTGTGGTCGCTGTCAGGCGGCGTCGTGTCCGGCGCGCGATTCGGGCGGAAGCTCGGTTTCCCGACGGCCAACCTCGACACCGCCGGGTTGTTGCTGCCGCCGAACGGTGTTTACGCTGCGCGCGCGACCGCGGGCGGTCGCGCGCATCGCGCGGTCGTGAACATCGGCGTCCGCCCGACGGTCGCGCCCGCGGCCGCGGCGCAAGTGGAGGCGCACTTGCTCGATTTCGACGCCGACCTCTACGGGCAGGAATTGGAAATCACGTTCATCGAGAAGCTTCGTGACGAGCGCAAGTTCCCGTCGCTCGATGCGCTCAAGACCCAGATTGCCGCGGACATCTCGGCGGCACGGGCGTTGTTTGGATAGATGCGGGCTCGCGCCCGCCGGACGCCGCTACTTCTTCGCGGACAGCTTCGACTTCATGAAGTCCACCACGCCGCCGAGGATTTTCTCGCGGTCCACTCCTTGGAAATAGTGGTCGGTGTCATACCACTCGACCTTCGCGGTCGCGCCCGCGGCCTTGTGCAGCGCCTCGGCGAAGGGCGGGAAAACGATCGTGTCCTTGCGGCCGTTGATGAAGAGCAGCGGACGCGGGACGTAACCGCCGACGTTGTGCGCGGGGTCGAGCGACGGCGGCGATTTCTTGTCCGCGCCCGGCACGGGCGGGAGACCGAGGAAGCCGACGAGGTTGCCGCCGCCGCCGATGGAGGCCAGGGCCTTCACACGCGGGTCATGCGCGGAGTAAGTGATGCCGGTGATCGCGCCCCAGCTGAAGCCGATGTAGCCGAGTCGGTCCTTGTCCACGTCGTCGCGCGAGGCGAGGTAGTCGAAGGCCCGGCTGTAATCGCCGCAGTGCTGGCGAAACCACTTGTGGACGGAGGACGGGTCGAGCAACGAGGTTTTCTCCGGGCCGGCCGCGTCTTTGCGCTCGCCGCGGTTCGGCGCGTCGATGCCGAGCGCGATGACGCCTCGCGAGGCGAGGATGCGGCAGGTCTGCACGATGTATTCGGCTTGTTTCTTGTCGCCAATGCCGTGCTGCACCAGCACGGCGGGCGCGCGGCCCGTGGGGTTTCGCGGAAGGTAGAGGTGTCCCGGCACGCGATCGCCCTCGATGCCGTTGAACTCGACGCGGACGAGCGTGAATGAGTCCCGCTGGTCGAGTTGCTTTGCCTCGGCCTGCAGCGGCGAGGCGTGGTCCACCCGGAACGGCGCCTCGGCGGAACGGGACGCGGCGGGGGCGGACGCAACCAACACAAGCGCAATGAGTCGGCGAAGCATGGCGAGTTGATGCCCTGCCGCGGGGCGGACGTCAAGCCGCGTGGTCCCGACATCCCGGCACTTGCGCGCTTGCGCAACGGCACGCCGCGCCTAGACTGGCGGCCCATCGAGTCCGGCCGCGTTGGGCCGGGCCGGGTCGAACATGAACCAGCGCGCCGTCCATTACTTCGACAACAACGCCACTACGCGCATCGCGCCGGAGGTGTTCGAGGCAATGCGCCCGTTTCTCACGGACCTCTGGGGCAATGCATCGAGCGGTTACCACTTCGGGCGGCAAGTCGCCCGGCATGTTGACACCGCGCGCGAACAGCTCGCCGCGATGCTCAACGCCGAGCCGGGCGAAATCGTCTTCACGAGCTGCGGGACCGAGTCGAGCAACGCCGCGCTGCACAGCGCGCTGGTCACCCAACCCGGCCGGCGCCACGTGCTCACCACGGCCGTCGAACATTCGGCGAACATGAACTTCGGCGCCTACCTCGATCGCCGCGGCTACGAAGTCACCTACCTGCCGGTTGATTCCGACGGCGCGCTCGACCTGCACCTGGTCGAGAAGTCCATCCAGCCCGACACCGCGATCGTGTCCGTGATGTGGGCGAACAACGAGACCGGCGTGCTGTTCCCGATCGAGGAGATCGCCGCAATCTGCCACAGCAAGGGCGCGATCTTCCACACCGACGCGGTGCAAGTCGCGGGCAAGCTGCCGATTGATGTTCGCGCGCTCGATTGCGATTTCCTTTCACTCTCCGCGCACAAGATGCATGCGCCGAAGGGGATCGGCGCGCTCTTCGTGAAGCGCAACGCCAGGTTTCAACCCTATCTCATCGGCGGCCAGCAGGAACGCGGGCGCCGCGCAGGCACCCAGAATGTCCCCTACATCGTCGGCTTCGGCCGGGCGGCCGAACTCGCGACGGCGAACCTGCGCGAGGAAGACACGCGCATCCGCGGACTCCGCGACCGCTTCGAGCAGGCCGTCCTCTCGATGATTCCAACCTGCGTGCGCAATGGCGCGAAGGAACCGCGGCTTCCAAACACGAGCAACATCGCCTTCGAATCCGTGGAGGCCGAGGCGGTGCTGATGCTGCTCGACCAGGAAGGCATCTGCGCATCGAGCGGTTCCGCGTGCACGACGGGCTCGCTGCATCCGTCGCACGTGCTCACCGCGATGGGCGTGAACGCGCGCCGCGCCCGCGGAAGCGTCCGGTTCAGCTTCGGCATTGACAACACAGCCGCCGAGCTCGACCACTTGCTCGCCAAGCTCCCGCCCATCATTGCGAAGCTGCGGGCGATGCCCCCGACGAGGCCGCAATCCGCCGCCGCCGCGTCCCACGACCACGCCGGGACGGACCCGAGGATGGCCGGCGAACCCGTCGAGGCTTGACCCGTCCACGAGCGCGGCTTGCTCCGAGTGCCCGACCTCATGGCCGAATCCACGCATCCCGCCGCTTCACCGATGCCCAAGCGTCCCGCCTCCGACCCCGGGCGCACCGTGGACATGCACGTTCACATCGTGGGCAATGGCTCCGCCGGCACGGGTTGCTGGGTGCGCGTGCTGCCTTCGAAATGGCCGCTCTATTCCGTGATGCTCCGGCACATCGGCCTGCCCGTGTCCGCGTTGAAGGGCGATCTCGACCGCCTCTATGCCGACCGGCTTGCGCAGCTCGCGCGCGAGTCGTCGCTCGATGCCATTGTCATCCTCGCGCAGGAACAGGTTTACGACGAACAAGGCCGGCTGATGAAGGGCGTGGGAAGCGCCTACGTGCCGAACGACTACGTGCTCCGGCTCGCGCGCGACAACCCGGCCTTCCTTCCCGCGGTCTCGATTCATCCCGCCCGCGCGGACGCCCTGGAGGAACTCGACCGCTGCCTCGCGGGCGGTGCCGTGATGATGAAAATCCTCCCGAACTGCCACAACATCGACTGCAACCTGCCGCGCTACCGGAGGTTTTGGGAGCGGATGGCCGAGTCGGGACTGCCGCTGCTCGCGCACACGGGGGGCGAACACACGATGGAGGTTGTCCGCCCCGACCTCGCGGACCCGCGCGGGCTGGTGCTGCCGCTCGAGTGCGGCGTCACCGTCATCGCCGCGCATTGCGCGACCAAGAGCGGGCTGTTCGACCC
This genomic window from Verrucomicrobiota bacterium contains:
- a CDS encoding tetratricopeptide repeat protein encodes the protein MTDALQRYDDAMFAFSQGDYDACIMLLREILAADPAHFDAQLALGMALYRKGDLPSAIAEGHKAEKLRPAEQLVHTNLSLFYMKSGNKLTAEHHGLQARIASWKGNMNSPATAAPPDPELQLVQPKPAAIKLPEKFPDMPWKKKPPPAAP
- the nifS gene encoding cysteine desulfurase NifS, which translates into the protein MNQRAVHYFDNNATTRIAPEVFEAMRPFLTDLWGNASSGYHFGRQVARHVDTAREQLAAMLNAEPGEIVFTSCGTESSNAALHSALVTQPGRRHVLTTAVEHSANMNFGAYLDRRGYEVTYLPVDSDGALDLHLVEKSIQPDTAIVSVMWANNETGVLFPIEEIAAICHSKGAIFHTDAVQVAGKLPIDVRALDCDFLSLSAHKMHAPKGIGALFVKRNARFQPYLIGGQQERGRRAGTQNVPYIVGFGRAAELATANLREEDTRIRGLRDRFEQAVLSMIPTCVRNGAKEPRLPNTSNIAFESVEAEAVLMLLDQEGICASSGSACTTGSLHPSHVLTAMGVNARRARGSVRFSFGIDNTAAELDHLLAKLPPIIAKLRAMPPTRPQSAAAASHDHAGTDPRMAGEPVEA
- a CDS encoding HAD-IIIA family hydrolase, coding for MKAAVFFERDGVLNEVQTVRGQQLPPLTFDEFRVRAEVAAPLQQLKAAGFVLVVTTNQPLVSQGLLPRREMDLMHDRLRRLLPLDDLLVCPHEESDRCPCRKPRTGLLIEAAFKWHLDMDRCFMVSDKWQDAAAAEVAGCTSVLIRSPWNGGGHHDFVVPSLAGAVGKILQFHSPGAVAAHRHVA
- a CDS encoding HAD family hydrolase — translated: MKAVFLDRDGTLIVDRNYLSDPAQVEMLPGVPQALKRLQDAGFLLIIVTNQSGIGRGYYSEADMHRVNARLVAALEGDGVRFTKVYFSPEAPEAPSRGRKPSPAFLHDARDEFGVDLARSYMVGDKPIDVQCGWNAGVRRSLLVRTGYGAQTERDFTGPRQSLVVVDDCAAAADWILADAAA
- a CDS encoding bifunctional riboflavin kinase/FAD synthetase, with product MPRRSSNCRSSLSATANPPPPSSRKGRSRSATNPSPLHEVRSSSRAAQGIHDGPRRQFFLHAPRTAHHAARVNVLRTAAELGAAPRRVCLAIGVFDGVHLGHQQVIRQTVADARQHEALAVVVTFDRHPNAVLAPERTPPLLYSLPQKLRVIGSLGVDATLLIRFDKAFSEQTGEAFVRSLAGGFGHIHGVCVGASFTFGHQRSGTVASLRELGRELGFQVHGLAAVSLDGEVVSSTRIRDAIRAGDLDGASQMLGRVWSLSGGVVSGARFGRKLGFPTANLDTAGLLLPPNGVYAARATAGGRAHRAVVNIGVRPTVAPAAAAQVEAHLLDFDADLYGQELEITFIEKLRDERKFPSLDALKTQIAADISAARALFG
- a CDS encoding dienelactone hydrolase family protein, whose translation is MLRRLIALVLVASAPAASRSAEAPFRVDHASPLQAEAKQLDQRDSFTLVRVEFNGIEGDRVPGHLYLPRNPTGRAPAVLVQHGIGDKKQAEYIVQTCRILASRGVIALGIDAPNRGERKDAAGPEKTSLLDPSSVHKWFRQHCGDYSRAFDYLASRDDVDKDRLGYIGFSWGAITGITYSAHDPRVKALASIGGGGNLVGFLGLPPVPGADKKSPPSLDPAHNVGGYVPRPLLFINGRKDTIVFPPFAEALHKAAGATAKVEWYDTDHYFQGVDREKILGGVVDFMKSKLSAKK